A window of the Streptomyces griseochromogenes genome harbors these coding sequences:
- a CDS encoding 3-hydroxybutyryl-CoA dehydrogenase, protein MTGIPGGDIARVGIVGCGQMGAGIAEVCARAGLDVRVAETTGEALEIGRTRLHNSLAKAAQRGKISEEERDATQARLSFTTDLGEFADRDLVIEAVVENEQVKTEIFQVLDQVVTRADAILASNTSSIPLVKLAVATSRPDHVVGIHFFNPAPVQKLVELIPALTTSEGTLSRAQLFAEKVLGKHAIRAQDRSGFVVNALLVPYLLSAIRMFESGIASREDIDNGMEMGCAHPMGPLKLSDLIGLDTIVSIANSMYAEYKEPLYAAPPLLQRMVEAGRLGRKTGSGFYTYG, encoded by the coding sequence GTGACGGGCATCCCAGGTGGAGACATTGCACGCGTCGGAATCGTGGGCTGCGGCCAGATGGGCGCGGGCATCGCCGAAGTCTGCGCCCGCGCGGGACTGGACGTGAGGGTCGCCGAGACCACCGGCGAGGCCCTGGAGATCGGCCGTACCCGGCTGCACAACTCCCTGGCCAAGGCCGCCCAGCGCGGCAAGATCAGCGAGGAGGAGCGGGACGCCACGCAGGCGCGGCTGAGCTTCACCACCGACCTCGGCGAGTTCGCCGACCGCGATCTGGTGATCGAGGCCGTCGTGGAGAACGAGCAGGTCAAGACGGAGATCTTCCAGGTCCTCGACCAGGTGGTGACCCGCGCGGACGCGATCTTGGCCTCCAACACCTCCTCCATCCCTCTGGTGAAGCTGGCGGTCGCCACCTCGCGCCCCGACCATGTGGTCGGCATCCACTTCTTCAACCCGGCCCCGGTGCAGAAGCTGGTCGAGCTGATCCCGGCGCTCACCACCTCCGAGGGCACGCTCAGCCGCGCCCAGCTGTTCGCCGAGAAGGTGCTCGGCAAGCACGCCATCCGCGCCCAGGACCGCTCCGGGTTCGTCGTGAACGCGCTGCTGGTTCCCTACCTGCTGTCCGCGATCCGGATGTTCGAGTCGGGCATCGCGAGCCGCGAGGACATCGACAACGGCATGGAGATGGGCTGCGCCCACCCGATGGGCCCGCTCAAGCTGTCCGACCTGATCGGCCTGGACACCATCGTCTCCATCGCCAACTCGATGTACGCCGAGTACAAGGAGCCGCTGTACGCCGCTCCCCCGCTGCTGCAGCGCATGGTCGAGGCGGGCCGGCTCGGCCGGAAGACCGGCTCGGGCTTCTACACCTACGGCTGA
- a CDS encoding NUDIX hydrolase has translation MQWTKQNEQTVYENRWFSVNLADVELPDGRHLDHFLIRLRPVAVATVVNEANEVLLLWRHRFITDSWGWELAAGVVEDGEDIASAAARELEEETGWRPGPLHHLMSVEPSNGLTDARHHIYWSDRGEYIGHPVDDFESDRREWVPLKVVPDLIARGEVPAANMAAALLLLHHLRLADA, from the coding sequence GTGCAGTGGACGAAACAGAACGAACAAACTGTGTATGAAAACCGCTGGTTCAGCGTCAATCTCGCAGATGTCGAGCTGCCGGACGGCCGGCACCTCGACCACTTCCTGATCCGGCTGCGGCCGGTCGCCGTCGCCACGGTGGTCAACGAGGCCAACGAGGTCCTGCTCCTGTGGCGCCACCGGTTCATCACCGACAGCTGGGGCTGGGAACTGGCCGCGGGTGTGGTGGAGGACGGCGAGGACATCGCGAGCGCGGCCGCCAGGGAACTGGAGGAGGAGACCGGCTGGCGGCCGGGACCCCTGCACCACCTCATGAGCGTGGAGCCGTCCAACGGCCTCACCGACGCCCGGCACCACATCTACTGGTCCGACCGGGGCGAGTACATCGGACATCCCGTGGACGACTTCGAGTCGGACCGCCGTGAATGGGTCCCGCTCAAAGTCGTCCCCGACCTGATCGCCCGAGGGGAGGTCCCGGCCGCCAACATGGCGGCCGCGTTACTCCTGCTGCACCACCTGAGGCTCGCCGATGCCTAG